CCATGACCCCCGAGATGGACACCCCCGCCAGCGCCTGCCGCATCGCCAATCTTGTCGGCGCGGGGCACGCCGGCGCGTTCGATCTCAACGCCGCCTGCTCCGGGTTCGTCTTCGCCCTCACCGTCGCCCACGACCTCATCAAGTGCGGGTCGCACGCCCGCATCGGCGTCGTCGGCGCCGACACCCTCACCCGCGCCATGGACTACAGCAGCGCCGGGCGCGCCACCGCCATCCTCTTCGGCGACGGCGCCGGGGCCGCCATCCTCGAGGCCTGCGACAATCCCTCCCTCGGCGTCATCGCCCACGCCATGCACGCCGACGGCGGGGCCTGGGCCGACATCTTCATCCCCCGCGTCCCCACCGACTTCCCGGACGACCTTCCCCCCGATCCCGCCCGCTGCGGCGTCGTCCAGATGAACGGCTCGTCCGTCTACAAGTTCGCCGTCTCCACCTTCCCTCGCCTCATCGAGAACACCCTCGACAAGGCCGGCCTCTCCCCGGACGACATCGACTTCTACGTCTGCCACCAGAGCAACGCCCGCATCCTCGCCGCCGCCCAGCAGCGCTTCAACATCCCCGACAGCAAGTTCTACATCAACATCGACCGCTACGGGAACACCGTCAGCGCCTCCGTCCCCATCTGCCTCGACGAACTCACCCGCGCCGGTCGCATCCGACCCGGCATGCGCGTCATGTTCCTGGGCTTCGGCGCGGGGCTCACCTGGGGAAGCTGCCTCTGGCAGACCTGACACGCCCGCCGCACGCGGGCCGACCCTGAGTTATCCCCAACCCATCCACAACCCAACCGCCGCTTGCCGTACCGATCCCGTATCTGTAATTTGTTCTGGTACAGATCGAACCCCGTTCGGGTGTTCACCCCAGGGAGGCGGCACATGGTCGGATCGAATCTCCACCAGCGGCTCCGCGCCGTCACCGGTCACCGCAGTTACCGCGAGATCGCCGAACTCACCGGCACGCACCCCGAAACCGTCCGCCGCTACATGCTCGGGCAATCCCCCAGCATCGAGTTCATCAGCGCACTCAGCAGCGCGCTCCAGGTCAACGGCGAGTGGCTGCTCACCGGCCGCGGGCCCAGCGGGCGGGGCGACATCCGCGCCCACGCGCTCCGCGAGGCGAACCCCACCGAACTCCTCAACGCCGTCGCCGCCACGCTCGAACGCCTCATGGACCGCGTCGAGCGCCTCGAAACGTTCCTGCACACGATGGAAGCGCGGCTGCGGGCCGCACCCCCAGTATCCTCCCCGCATGCCGACCGACCCGTTGTTTCAGTACCCGACAGGCCCCTCTCGATCGCCGACGCCATCGGCGGGGGAGCACCTGCGGATGCTGGTCGACCTCCTCCGCCCGGGAACCGCTGACCTCGCCCGGCGCTGGGTCGGGGCCCTGCTCACCGTCGATCCCGCCGATCGCGAGGCCCTCGTCGCCGAGGTCGAGCGACGTGTCGCCTCGCTGTATCCGCTCGCGCCCGGCGCTGATCAGCCCGACGCGGGCTCGAGCCTCTCCGGCGCTGCCGACGAACCGCCCGCCGAGCCCGTCGACGTCGTGCACCCGCCCCGCCAGCGCGACGGCTACGTCGAGCAGGTCCGCGTGACCTACGAGCGCGGGACGGCGTCGCCGCCGCCCCCCGCCGCGCGCGCCACGCCGAGCGCCCCGACGCCCGGGGCTCGGCGCGTACGCTCCCGCGGGTAGGCCCGCGCCGTCGCGCCGGCCGCCGTTCGATCGGAGCCGGCGGGAATGTCGACCAACGAAGCGCTGGCGTCGCGCCTGGAAGAAATCGCGGCCCTGCTCGACCTGCTGGGCGAAGACTCCTTCCGCGCCGCCGCCCACACCCGGGCCGCCCGCGCCGTCGCCGACCTCGCCCACGACATCGGCGATCTCGCCCGCGATCGGGCCAACATCACCGCCATCCCGGGGGTGGGCGCCAAGATCGCCGACAAGATCATCGAGTTCTGCACCACCGGCGCGATCGCCGAGCTCGACGCCCTGCGCGCAAGGGTGCCCTCGGGCCTGCTCGCACTGCTCCGCATCCCGGGCCTGGGCCCCAAGACCGTCCGCGTGCTCTGGCAGCAGGGGGGCGTCACGGACGTCGCCTCGCTCGAGCAGTGCATCGAGAGCGGCGCGATCCTCTCGCTGCCCCGCATGGGCGCCAAGGCCGCCGAGAAGATCAAGGCCAACCTTGAGTTCGCCCGCAGCACGCAGCAGCGCCTGTGGCTCGGACGCGCCGCGCGCGTCGCCGACGTGTTCCTCGCGCGCGTGCGCGCCCTGCCCGCGGTCGAGCGTGCGGAAGTCGCCGGCTCCGTCCGGCGTGGCAAGGAAACCATCGGCGACATCGACATCCTGGTCGCGCTCAGGCCCGGGCACGAGCACGCCGCCCTGTCGGTCGCCGAGACGTTCGCGTCCACGCCCGGCGTTGTCGGTGTCATCACCTCTGGCGAGGGGCGTAGTTCGGTGCGCGTCTCGCTCGACGCCGACCACGGGCGCTGGGGGAGCCCCGCCTCCACGGACGCCGACGTCGCCGTCGCCGGCCCGACCATCCAGGTCGATCTCCGCGTGCTCCCGGCCGCGTCCTGGGGAGCCGCCCTCATGTACTTCACGGGCAGCAAGGAGCACAACGTCCGCCTGCGCGAGCGGGCCCTCTCCATGGGCATGACCCTCACCGACTGGGGCCTCTTCCCCGAAGACGATGGGAAAACCCCGCCCCACACCCGGGGCGTGGTGCCCGTTGCAGGCGCCACCGAAGAAGACGTCTACGCGAAGCTCGGCCTGCCCTGGATCCCCCCCGAAGTCCGCGAAGACCGGGGCGAACTCGACCGCCCCAACCTCGACCCGCGCGCCCCCTGGGCCCTCGTCGACGTCTCGCAGATCCGGGCCGAACTCCACGCCCACACCACCGCGTCCGACGGGCGCATGTCGATCGAAGAACTCGCCGCCGAGGCCGCCCGGCGCGGGTTCCACACGATCGCCGTCACCGATCACTCGCAGTCGTCGACGGTGGCGAACGGGCTGCGCCCTGACCGGCTTCGCCGGCACATCGACGCCGTTCGCGAGGCCGCCGCACGCACGAAGGGCATCACCATCCTCGCCGGCAGCGAGGTGGACATCCTGGCCGACGGGGTGCTCGACTACGACGACGAACTGCTCGCGCAGCTCGACGTGGTGGTCGCGAGCCCGCACGCCGCGCTGACGCAGGACCCCGCGACCGCCACCAGGCGCCTGCTCCGCGCCATCGAGCACCCGCTGGTGCACATCCTGGGGCACCCGACGGGGCGGCTCATCAACCGGCGCAAGGGCCTGGAGCCGGCGATGCCCGAGCTCATCGCCGCCGCGAAGCAGCACCGCGTCGCGCTGGAGATCAACGCCCACTGGATGCGCCTGGACCTGCGCGACATCCACGTCCGCGCCGCCGTCGACGCCGGCTGCCTCATCGCGATCGACTGCGACGTCCACGCGCGCGAGGACTACGACAACCTGCCGTACGGCGTCGCCACCGCCCGGCGCGGCTGGTGCACCCCGGACCTGTGCGTCAACACCTGGGACGCGCCCCGCCTGCACGCGTGGCTCAAGAGCAAAGGCCGCGGGTAGGCCGCGAACCCCGCCGCCGCTTCGCCGGTACATTCCACGACATGTGCGCGGTGGTCTCGCTCTACCTGTTCCTCGTTCTTATGGCGTGCGTCGGCACCCGCACGGACGAGCCCCGTTCGGAGATGATCGCCTCCTGCCGCCGGTGCAAGTACGACCTGCAGGGCCTCCCCGACAACGCCGCCTGCCCGGAATGCGGCGTGCCCGACCCCCGGACGCTCTTCCACGCGTCGCGGACGTTTCTCGTCCTCACGTGGTCGCGCCAGCCCCGCCTGCTGCTGCTGTCCGTCGGCGTGATGGTCGCGTACACCGCGTATGGCGAGGCGTTCATCGTCGAACTGCTCGCGGATTCCTACATGCGCATGGGCTTCCTCGAATCCACCGCCCGCAACGCCGTCCGCGTGCGCGACCTCCGGGGCGGTGCGCCCAGCGTGCTCGCCGCCCTCCCGCTCACCGCCGCCGTCGTCCTGTTCCCGTGCACCGCGATGATCCGCGACGCGGTGACGGCCTGGAGAATCGCCCTGACCGCCCTCGCGCTGGGCATTGTCCTGACCGTGTATCTCCCGTGGGGCGTGACGCAGTAACCCCCCCGGCGCGTCCCCCCCGGCCGCCCTTCACGTTGCGCACGCGACGCATCCGATAGCAAGGGCGCAATGCCAGACGAACACGCCGCCAACCGGGCGCCCGCCCACGCCGTACCGTCCTCCGTGAGCCCGCGCCCGCTGGAACTCGCCCGCGACACCCCGCCCCCGTTCGACGTCGCGGGCCGGCGCGTGTACCTCATCGGCGTCGGGGGCTCGGGCATGTCGGGGCTGGCCCGGATGCTCGCCGCCCGCGGCGCGGCGGTGGGGGGCTCGGACCGCGAGCACTCCGACCTCACCGACGCGCTCCGCCGCGCGGGCATCGACGTGCAGATCGAGGGTGAGGGCGCCGCCCTGCCCAACCCGTGCGACCTCGTCATCGCCTCCGCCGCCATCAGGCCCGAGCACCCGCTGTTCGCCGAGGCCGTCCACCGGGGGCTCACCCCCCTGCTCTACGCGCAGGCCCTGGGACGCTGCATGGACGGGCGCACCGGCGTCG
The DNA window shown above is from Planctomycetota bacterium and carries:
- the polX gene encoding DNA polymerase/3'-5' exonuclease PolX, with the protein product MSTNEALASRLEEIAALLDLLGEDSFRAAAHTRAARAVADLAHDIGDLARDRANITAIPGVGAKIADKIIEFCTTGAIAELDALRARVPSGLLALLRIPGLGPKTVRVLWQQGGVTDVASLEQCIESGAILSLPRMGAKAAEKIKANLEFARSTQQRLWLGRAARVADVFLARVRALPAVERAEVAGSVRRGKETIGDIDILVALRPGHEHAALSVAETFASTPGVVGVITSGEGRSSVRVSLDADHGRWGSPASTDADVAVAGPTIQVDLRVLPAASWGAALMYFTGSKEHNVRLRERALSMGMTLTDWGLFPEDDGKTPPHTRGVVPVAGATEEDVYAKLGLPWIPPEVREDRGELDRPNLDPRAPWALVDVSQIRAELHAHTTASDGRMSIEELAAEAARRGFHTIAVTDHSQSSTVANGLRPDRLRRHIDAVREAAARTKGITILAGSEVDILADGVLDYDDELLAQLDVVVASPHAALTQDPATATRRLLRAIEHPLVHILGHPTGRLINRRKGLEPAMPELIAAAKQHRVALEINAHWMRLDLRDIHVRAAVDAGCLIAIDCDVHAREDYDNLPYGVATARRGWCTPDLCVNTWDAPRLHAWLKSKGRG
- a CDS encoding helix-turn-helix transcriptional regulator, which codes for MVGSNLHQRLRAVTGHRSYREIAELTGTHPETVRRYMLGQSPSIEFISALSSALQVNGEWLLTGRGPSGRGDIRAHALREANPTELLNAVAATLERLMDRVERLETFLHTMEARLRAAPPVSSPHADRPVVSVPDRPLSIADAIGGGAPADAGRPPPPGNR
- a CDS encoding beta-ketoacyl-ACP synthase III: MRISGTGSFLPEDRLTNGDLERLMETSDEWIVQRTGIRERRRARLREGETVTPLAARALSRALEAAGVRASSLDLVICATMTPEMDTPASACRIANLVGAGHAGAFDLNAACSGFVFALTVAHDLIKCGSHARIGVVGADTLTRAMDYSSAGRATAILFGDGAGAAILEACDNPSLGVIAHAMHADGGAWADIFIPRVPTDFPDDLPPDPARCGVVQMNGSSVYKFAVSTFPRLIENTLDKAGLSPDDIDFYVCHQSNARILAAAQQRFNIPDSKFYINIDRYGNTVSASVPICLDELTRAGRIRPGMRVMFLGFGAGLTWGSCLWQT